A window from Hymenobacter volaticus encodes these proteins:
- a CDS encoding cation:dicarboxylate symporter family transporter, whose protein sequence is MKKLITNLTFWVLTAIVAGALLGHFAPATAVEMDVLGKSFINVVKLFINPIIFLTITLGISSMGDLKKVGRVGGKALLYFEIVTTLALIIGVGVAHVIQPGAGVTTSNLNGQAVGQYTKQAGSFSWLQFLADNLTLQVLLVSIVLGMLLSRYSGRQVIIDKLNVASKYVFKGLHFVMVFAPIGAFGGMAYTIGKYGVATLIPLAKLMATVYITMALFVFIVLGAILRYCGIRMLSFLNYIKEELLIVLGTSSSEAGLPGLMEKLERMGCAKPVVGLVVPAGYSFNLDGTTIYLSLATIFLAQVFGVELTVGQMLTIIGILMVTSKGAAGVTGSGFVVLASTLTAVKVIPVEGLALLLGVDRFMSEARSITNFIGNGVATIFLSHNEGALNHAQAALVLSGNTTVSASAESMPDSATSVSNLPVEAEPAKIPTRK, encoded by the coding sequence ATGAAGAAATTAATCACCAACCTTACCTTCTGGGTACTGACGGCCATCGTAGCCGGAGCGCTGCTTGGGCATTTCGCCCCCGCTACCGCCGTCGAGATGGACGTGCTCGGCAAGTCGTTTATCAACGTCGTCAAGCTGTTCATCAACCCGATCATCTTCCTTACTATCACGCTCGGTATCAGCAGCATGGGCGACCTGAAAAAGGTCGGGCGCGTGGGCGGGAAGGCGCTGCTGTACTTCGAAATCGTTACGACGTTGGCGCTGATTATTGGGGTCGGCGTGGCTCACGTCATCCAACCGGGCGCTGGCGTAACCACCAGCAACCTCAATGGGCAAGCCGTAGGGCAGTACACCAAGCAGGCAGGCAGCTTCTCGTGGCTACAGTTCCTAGCCGATAACCTGACCCTGCAAGTGTTGCTGGTATCCATTGTGCTGGGCATGCTCCTGAGCCGCTACAGCGGTCGGCAAGTTATCATCGACAAGCTCAATGTTGCCTCGAAGTACGTGTTCAAGGGCCTGCATTTCGTGATGGTATTTGCGCCTATCGGGGCCTTTGGCGGCATGGCCTATACTATTGGCAAATACGGCGTGGCCACACTGATTCCGTTGGCCAAACTGATGGCTACCGTGTACATCACGATGGCGCTGTTCGTGTTTATCGTGTTGGGCGCTATTCTGCGCTACTGCGGCATCCGGATGTTGTCGTTTCTGAATTACATCAAAGAAGAACTGCTGATTGTGCTTGGTACCTCGTCGTCGGAGGCAGGGCTGCCGGGGCTGATGGAAAAGCTGGAGCGAATGGGCTGCGCCAAACCCGTGGTGGGGCTAGTGGTGCCGGCGGGCTACTCGTTCAACCTCGATGGCACGACCATTTACTTGTCCCTGGCTACCATCTTTCTGGCCCAAGTATTCGGGGTGGAACTTACCGTAGGCCAGATGCTTACCATAATCGGAATTTTAATGGTAACCAGCAAAGGCGCTGCAGGCGTTACGGGCTCGGGCTTTGTGGTGCTAGCCAGTACCCTCACAGCCGTGAAGGTGATTCCAGTGGAAGGGTTGGCGCTGCTACTCGGCGTTGACCGATTCATGTCGGAAGCGCGTTCCATCACCAACTTCATAGGCAACGGCGTGGCCACTATCTTCCTTTCCCACAACGAAGGCGCCCTCAATCACGCGCAAGCCGCCCTAGTTCTGAGCGGAAATACCACCGTTTCAGCCTCGGCAGAGAGTATGCCAGATTCTGCCACGTCTGTATCTAACCTTCCTGTAGAAGCAGAGCCTGCAAAAATTCCGACCAGAAAGTAG
- the rlmF gene encoding 23S rRNA (adenine(1618)-N(6))-methyltransferase RlmF — MHSRNLLSARYDFPQLLASSPELAPFVTRAAHGDESIDFADPAAVKALNKALLKQFYGVQFWDIPAGYLCPPIPGRADYIHYAADLLAASNGGEVPRGKSVHVLDIGVGANCVYPIVGTREYNWRFVGADIDPVAIRAAKHMVAANPGLAGRIDFRLQNHVEDIFEGIVKPREEFDLTVSNPPFHASAEEAAASNLRKARNLGHAQSMEPSPNFGGKNTELWYEGGEEAFVRRMVEQSVPLATRVLWFTSLISKKETLPSAYHFLKQANAVDVKTINMSQGQKVSRIVAWTFQDEAQQQQWRERRWKK; from the coding sequence TTGCATTCTCGCAACCTCCTTTCCGCCCGCTACGATTTTCCTCAACTCCTGGCGTCGAGCCCCGAGCTTGCCCCCTTTGTGACCCGCGCCGCACACGGCGACGAAAGCATAGACTTTGCGGATCCGGCCGCTGTGAAAGCGCTGAATAAAGCCCTGCTGAAACAGTTTTACGGAGTGCAGTTCTGGGACATTCCGGCGGGCTACCTATGCCCGCCCATTCCTGGCCGCGCCGACTATATCCACTACGCGGCCGACCTGCTGGCAGCTAGCAACGGGGGAGAAGTGCCGCGTGGCAAGTCGGTGCACGTGCTGGACATAGGCGTGGGGGCCAACTGTGTGTACCCCATCGTCGGGACGCGGGAGTATAATTGGCGCTTCGTTGGGGCCGACATTGACCCGGTGGCTATTCGGGCGGCCAAGCACATGGTGGCGGCCAACCCGGGGCTAGCCGGCCGCATCGATTTTCGGTTACAGAATCACGTGGAAGATATTTTCGAGGGCATCGTAAAGCCGCGGGAAGAGTTTGATCTGACGGTCTCCAACCCGCCGTTTCATGCGTCGGCCGAGGAAGCGGCGGCCAGTAACCTGCGTAAAGCTCGCAACCTAGGGCATGCGCAATCGATGGAGCCTTCGCCCAATTTTGGCGGCAAAAACACCGAGCTCTGGTACGAAGGTGGCGAGGAAGCTTTTGTGCGGCGCATGGTGGAGCAAAGCGTACCGCTTGCCACGCGGGTGCTGTGGTTCACGTCCCTGATTTCCAAAAAGGAAACGTTGCCGAGTGCTTACCACTTTCTCAAGCAAGCCAACGCCGTGGACGTGAAAACCATCAATATGAGCCAGGGCCAGAAAGTCAGCCGCATTGTAGCCTGGACGTTTCAGGACGAAGCGCAGCAACAGCAGTGGCGCGAGCGGCGGTGGAAGAAGTAG
- a CDS encoding phospholipase D-like domain-containing protein, translated as MKNFTLVALLLGTASMRPVQAQTVTTIAAARTAGVGATVTVRGVVTNGAELGVIRYLQDGTAGLATYSTSAAGFDALVPGDSIQISGTLKNFSGLLEMDPVASVTVLAKNRAVRPAVTVAAANSSSVFAEAYEGQLVRITGNTRLTTTAGGSFYTFSGNTNYLLNGTTNAIVRPSVSSTGPNGVVGKIAPNGNFDVTGIMSQFSTTGTGGYQFVPRLYSDFGLGNTPNVVGAPSVTNITTAGFTINFPTQNAGDARAEYGLTPTTLTQQVNSSTVGTQHTLSISGLQPGTIYYVKVSSSNANGRSELGAVPMITASSSSGKMRSYFNNPVNTTPALPGNNAVYLPNGTIADTLARYINLAQQTLDIAIYNWNSPVILSAVNAAKARGVQVRVVSEGGNSNVSLAGLNSSIPRVARNTQTAIMHNKFVVIDANSTEPNRPWVWTGSTNWTPAQLASDRNSAIAIQDQSLARVYTLEFNEMWGSGTSGTTRFGSAKTDNTPHYLSIAGKPVESWFSPTDNVQEHLIQTIQTANNDLHVATMLITRGEIADAIRNQVQAANITACSSVLLDDEPDSQAGVVATLRSALGARVLFDAVPGTMHHKYVLVDARSSQSDPTLFVGSHNWSAAANTENDENTLIIHDERMVNQYYQEYFQRIVDQNAPGVAPCNLILANKQASIQKSTVQIYPNPTHGSFAVHLAANMARTATITLRDATGRVVLEQNRPMNSQEVTVDASALHAGLYLVQIVTPEATQLSRVVVE; from the coding sequence ATGAAGAACTTTACCCTTGTGGCCTTGCTGCTTGGAACTGCCTCGATGCGGCCCGTTCAGGCTCAAACCGTTACTACCATTGCTGCGGCCCGCACCGCTGGCGTTGGGGCTACCGTTACAGTGCGCGGCGTCGTTACCAATGGTGCTGAGCTTGGCGTAATTCGCTATCTGCAAGACGGTACGGCCGGTTTGGCAACATACTCCACTTCGGCGGCGGGCTTCGATGCCCTCGTGCCCGGCGACAGTATACAGATCAGCGGTACGTTGAAAAACTTCAGTGGCTTGCTGGAAATGGACCCTGTTGCTTCCGTGACGGTTCTGGCCAAGAATCGTGCAGTTCGACCCGCAGTTACGGTAGCAGCAGCCAATTCAAGCAGCGTTTTCGCCGAAGCCTACGAGGGTCAGCTGGTTCGTATTACCGGCAACACGCGCCTGACCACCACGGCGGGCGGTTCGTTTTACACGTTTTCAGGCAACACCAATTACTTGCTCAACGGTACGACCAACGCCATCGTGCGTCCTAGCGTTTCGTCGACTGGCCCCAACGGTGTGGTAGGCAAAATTGCCCCAAACGGCAATTTCGATGTGACTGGTATTATGAGCCAGTTCAGTACGACCGGTACGGGCGGCTACCAGTTCGTTCCTCGGCTCTACTCCGACTTTGGCCTCGGCAATACGCCCAACGTCGTGGGCGCGCCGTCGGTAACCAACATCACTACTGCCGGCTTCACCATCAACTTTCCGACTCAAAACGCTGGCGACGCTCGCGCGGAGTATGGCCTAACGCCTACCACGCTCACGCAGCAAGTAAACAGCAGCACTGTGGGCACGCAACATACGTTGTCGATCAGCGGCTTACAGCCTGGCACCATCTACTACGTGAAAGTAAGCTCAAGCAATGCCAATGGCCGCTCGGAACTAGGTGCTGTACCTATGATTACGGCCTCCTCGTCGTCTGGCAAGATGCGCAGCTACTTCAACAACCCGGTGAATACCACCCCGGCGTTGCCCGGCAACAATGCCGTGTACCTGCCCAACGGTACTATTGCCGACACGCTGGCTCGTTACATCAACCTAGCGCAGCAAACGCTCGATATTGCCATCTACAACTGGAACAGCCCTGTAATTCTGAGTGCCGTGAATGCGGCCAAAGCACGCGGCGTACAAGTGCGAGTCGTATCGGAAGGCGGCAACAGCAACGTGAGTCTGGCTGGCTTGAATTCCTCTATTCCGCGCGTGGCCCGCAACACCCAGACGGCTATCATGCACAACAAGTTTGTGGTGATTGACGCCAATAGCACCGAGCCTAACCGCCCGTGGGTCTGGACTGGCTCTACCAACTGGACTCCGGCGCAGCTTGCCTCTGACCGCAACAGCGCCATTGCCATTCAGGATCAAAGCCTGGCGCGCGTTTATACCCTAGAGTTCAACGAAATGTGGGGCAGCGGCACCAGCGGTACCACCCGGTTCGGCTCCGCCAAAACCGACAACACGCCCCACTACCTAAGCATTGCCGGCAAACCAGTAGAATCGTGGTTTTCGCCCACCGACAACGTGCAGGAGCACCTGATCCAAACTATTCAAACGGCCAACAACGACCTGCACGTAGCCACCATGCTCATCACGCGCGGCGAAATTGCCGATGCCATTCGCAACCAGGTGCAAGCGGCCAACATCACCGCCTGTTCCAGCGTGCTGCTCGATGATGAACCCGACTCGCAGGCTGGCGTTGTAGCCACCCTGCGCTCGGCCCTCGGTGCCCGCGTGCTGTTCGATGCGGTGCCCGGCACCATGCACCACAAGTACGTGCTGGTTGATGCCCGCTCCTCGCAGTCAGACCCGACGTTGTTTGTTGGCTCGCACAACTGGAGCGCCGCCGCCAACACCGAAAACGACGAAAACACGCTCATCATCCACGATGAGCGCATGGTAAATCAGTATTACCAAGAGTACTTCCAGCGCATCGTCGACCAGAATGCCCCCGGCGTAGCGCCTTGCAACCTGATTTTGGCCAACAAGCAGGCCAGCATCCAGAAAAGCACCGTGCAGATCTATCCGAACCCAACCCACGGTTCCTTTGCGGTGCATCTTGCAGCCAACATGGCCCGCACAGCTACCATTACGCTGCGCGACGCAACCGGTCGCGTGGTGCTCGAGCAGAATCGCCCGATGAATAGCCAGGAAGTGACAGTTGATGCTTCGGCACTCCACGCCGGCCTCTATCTGGTGCAGATTGTGACGCCCGAAGCCACGCAACTAAGCCGCGTCGTGGTGGAGTAA
- the murB gene encoding UDP-N-acetylmuramate dehydrogenase has translation MAPTLEHDISLRPYNTFNLDVKARLFARFTSTEELRALLALPEVQQAERLILGGGSNLLFTKDFDGVVLKNEIRGLEIIGQDEDTALVRAGAGESWHGLVQYTLDQELSGIENLSLIPGTVGAAPLQNIGAYGAELKDTFEELEALETATGQLRTFSVEECGFGYRESVFKGPLKNQYIVTSVVLRLHRRAQTNISYGAIQTTLQDLGITEEPTPRHVSEAVVHIRRSKLPDPAEIGNAGSFFKNPEISQHKYDELKAQYPDLPGYPVPGGVKVPAAWLIEQCGWKGLRRGPHGVHDRQALVLVNHGGAQGQDIRDLAFEIITSVREKFGIELHPEVNIM, from the coding sequence ATGGCTCCTACCCTCGAACACGATATTTCGCTTCGGCCCTACAACACGTTTAATCTGGACGTGAAGGCCCGGCTGTTTGCCCGCTTCACGTCCACCGAAGAACTGCGGGCTTTGCTGGCCCTGCCCGAAGTGCAGCAAGCAGAACGGCTAATTCTCGGCGGAGGCTCCAACTTGCTTTTCACCAAGGACTTCGACGGTGTGGTGCTGAAAAATGAAATTCGAGGGCTGGAAATTATCGGCCAGGACGAGGATACAGCGCTGGTACGGGCCGGGGCGGGCGAGTCGTGGCACGGGCTGGTGCAATACACGCTCGACCAGGAATTGAGCGGCATCGAGAACCTGTCGTTGATTCCGGGCACGGTGGGCGCGGCCCCCTTGCAGAACATTGGGGCGTATGGTGCCGAGTTGAAAGACACGTTTGAGGAACTAGAGGCGCTGGAAACGGCAACTGGCCAGTTGCGCACGTTTTCGGTGGAAGAATGTGGCTTTGGCTACCGGGAAAGCGTGTTCAAGGGGCCGCTCAAAAACCAGTACATCGTCACGAGTGTGGTGCTGCGCCTGCACCGGCGGGCCCAAACCAACATCAGCTACGGCGCCATCCAAACCACCTTGCAGGACCTCGGCATCACCGAGGAGCCCACACCTCGCCACGTGAGCGAAGCGGTGGTGCACATCCGCCGCAGCAAGCTCCCCGACCCCGCCGAAATCGGCAATGCCGGTTCGTTCTTCAAAAACCCGGAAATCTCGCAGCACAAGTACGACGAGCTGAAAGCGCAGTACCCCGACTTACCTGGCTACCCCGTACCCGGCGGCGTGAAGGTGCCCGCGGCTTGGCTAATTGAGCAGTGCGGCTGGAAAGGCCTCCGTCGCGGCCCCCACGGCGTCCACGACCGGCAGGCGCTGGTGCTCGTCAACCACGGCGGCGCCCAAGGCCAGGACATCCGCGACTTAGCCTTCGAAATTATTACCTCGGTGCGCGAGAAATTCGGGATAGAGTTACATCCCGAAGTGAATATTATGTAG